The following proteins are co-located in the Xiphophorus hellerii strain 12219 chromosome 2, Xiphophorus_hellerii-4.1, whole genome shotgun sequence genome:
- the snupn gene encoding snurportin-1, whose translation MDDLTAALSSSFAVSKEPNSTAAPHPRLAQYKSKYSVLEQSERRRRFLDLQKTKRLNYVNHARRLADGDWTGPDSDGEDDMDKQEDGERQQEEEEEGMEVERRKLPKHYANQLMLSEWLVDVPPDLDTDWLMVVCPVGKRSLIVASKGSTAAYTKSGYCVSRFPSLLPGGNRHNSAMGKDYTILDCIYSEVDRTYYILDVMCWRGHPVYDCPTEFRFYWLQSKVQETDGLSKIAKRNPFRFVSLQSTDCRAESIQKALAAEYSFGVDGLLFYHQQTHYTPGSTPLVGWLRPYMVTDILGMEVPVGPLTAKPEYAGQQLQQILEHKQASVEVRPANRSGGYELEYLSTPSTDSKDALNFLNQKPIKEANMEM comes from the exons ATGGACGACCTGACCGCAGCCCTCTCATCCAGCTTCGCTGTGTCCAAGGAGCCAAACAGCACAGCCGCCCCTCACCCTCGGCTGGCTCAGTACAAGAGCAAGTACAGCGTTCTGGAGCAGAGCGAGCGGCGACGGCGTTTTCTTGACCTGCAGAAAAC GAAAAGGTTAAACTATGTCAACCACGCACGGCGCTTGGCTGATGGGGACTGGACGGGGCCAGACAGCGACGGGGAGGACGACATGGACAAACAGGAGGACGGGGAGCGgcaacaggaagaggaagaggaggggatGGAGGTAGAGAGGAGGAAGCTGCCCAAGCATTATGCAAACCAG CTCATGCTGTCAGAGTGGCTGGTGGACGTCCCACCAGATCTGGACACCGACTGGCTGATGGTGGTCTGTCCTGTGGGGAAAAGATCTCTAATTGTTGCCTCCAAG GGTTCCACTGCTGCGTACACTAAAAGCGGCTATTGTGTGAGCCGTTTCCCTTCCCTGCTCCCCGGTGGGAACAGACACAACTCTGCCATGGGAAAAG ACTACACCATCTTGGACTGCATTTACAGTGAGGTGGACAGAACGTACTACATCCTGGATGTCATGTGTTGGAGAGGACACCCGGTCTACGACTGCCCA ACTGAGTTTCGCTTCTACTGGCTCCAGTCTAAGGTCCAGGAGACAGACGGCCTGTCGAAGATCGCCAAACGCAACCCT TTCCGGTTCGTGAGTCTCCAAAGCACCGACTGCAGAGCCGAGTCCATTCAGAAAGCACTGGCAGCCGAGTACAGCTTCGGT GTGGACGGACTTCTCTTCTACCACCAACAGACCCACTACACCCCCGGCAGCACCCCTCTGGTTGGCTGGCTTCGCCCCTACATGGTGACAGACATCCTGGGTATGGAGGTTCCCGTAGGACCCCTCACCGCCAAGCCGGAGTACGCCggccagcagctgcagcagatcctggaacacaaacaagCGTCCGTCGAGGTCCGCCCCGCCAACAGAAGCGGCGGCTACGAGCTGGAGTACCTGTCCACTCCGAGCACGGACAGCAAGGACGCCTTGAACTTCCTGAATCAGAAGCCAATAAAGGAGGCAAACATGGAAATGTGA